In Aspergillus nidulans FGSC A4 chromosome II, the genomic stretch AGGCTGGCACTACTAAAACAAATCCGACAATGGCTCTATACGACGTTTTCTCTACTTCCTTGACtgatcctcttcatctgacTCTGGGCATCCTGTCCATCTCCCTCCCCTTACTTTGGTATCTGCGACGAGGCAAGCAGACTCAGGAGCAAGCTCAGAGCAATGCTCCCCGTTCCTGGCCCTTTAACCCGGCTAGCTTAGATCGTAAGGAGGTATTTCCTCCCATTTCTAGCTATACACGCCTTCTTGTGAAAACGAAAATACAGATTAATTGACAATATATCCTGCTTTAACTAGTCTGAAAGCCCGATTCTCACTTTCGGAAACTCGATTATCCTCCCTAATCGCTACGCTCACGAGATACGAAACAATGACCTTCTCAGCTTCCGGGAtggcttggagaaggtgCGTGTTTCCAAAAACGGCAGCAAAATGAGCAACTGATTGATGCCTGGCTAGGATTTCCTAACCACAGTCCCCGGCCTGGAAGCCATGTTCACCGGAACATTCCATAACCATATAGTCTGGGACACGGCATCCGCATTTTCGCGTAAACTGGGTGCTCTAATTGAGCCCTTAACTACAGAGACGGGAATTTTCCTGCGAGAAAATTGGTCTGATGATACAGGTGCGTCTCCCACCCCCCTTACCTCCACCTCATTTTCAGACCCTAAGTCCAGAGTTAATTGTGGCTAGAATGGCACGCCATCTCCTTAAACGAGACCATGAACCTCCTCATCGCCCAGCTGACAGCGCGCATCTTCATCGGCGAGGAACTTTGCCGCAACCGCGACTGGATCCAGAATGCCATTAGCTACACCGCGCACCGCACAGCTGCAATGAAGGAATTGCATTGGTATGGCCGGCTCATTCCGCTAGCACACTGGTTTCTCCCGTCCTGCAGGGCGCTCCGGGGGTGTGTGAGGGCTGGAAGACCGTTTGTTGAACGTGTTTTGGAAGCTCGTAGGACCACACAAGGTAAGGGTGAAGATAAGAGCATTGATGCATTGTCCTGGATTGACGGTGTTGCTGGTGAGAATGGCACCAAATACGATGCTACGCTCACGCAGCTCCGACTAGCGTATGCCGCTGTGCATACGACCAGTGACATGATGACGAAAGTGGTAGCGGCGCTCTGCGAACACCAGGAGCTAATACAGCCCCTTCGCGAGGAGATCGTCACTGTCGTAAAAGAGCATGGGTGGAGTGAAGCCGCTTTGGCGAAGATGGTTCTGCTTGATAGTGTCTTGAAGGAGACGCAGAGGTTGGAGCCGCTTGCTAGCTGTTCGTCACCCTCCCTCTTACCAACTTTATCAGTTGTATGCAATTGCAGTGACTGATAAAATGGTGCACAGTTACCCTCTCCCGCATCGCCCGCGAACCCGTCGTTCTAAACGACGGCACCCGCATCCCAAAGGGCGCACAAGTCCGTCTAACAACAGACAACATGTGGAACTCATCCGTGTATCCCGATGCCGCAATATTCGATGGCTATCGCTTCGTAAAGCTCCGTGAGCAGGAGAGGGGTGCCAATACTGGCACTgtcggcggcggtggtggcctTTCGTTCGTTAGCGTAAGCGCCAATCATATGGGCTTTGGATACGGAAAGCACGCGTGCCCAGGGCGGTTCTTTGCCGGCGCGGAGACAAAGGTCGCACTGTGTCATATTTTGCTCAAGTATGATTTTGACCTAGTGGACAGAGCACTTGCTGGGGCGCAGACAGACGggatgatgatttggagGGATAAGAGGGCTATGTTGAGGGTTAAGAGGAGGGAGGCGGAGATAGATATTTAGTGTAGTTGGCTATACTTGAATTTTCTTGGGAGTGAAATGAATGTAAAGCCGAAGTTCATGATAAAGAGTTGTAGCTTAGCCCCAAATGCCACAAACGTACAAGTACATTGAATACATAAATCCCCAAATGTATGCTCAAAAACTgcaatcttctcaagaaCGTGAATTGCATACTGCTTGACAGACTCAACTTAATTTCTAAGAAATCAATCACTATTGAACAACTGCTTGACGCAGAAGGAACAATCTAGTCAAAGCTGTATACACCCCCAACCATCTCTTTCCCAGGTATTTAGGCGTAGTTGAATACACCGTGAAGTCGAGAATCAAAGAACCAACTCAACAGCACAAATACCAATTGTCCAGACCCCCAACAAAAAATTCTCCCTATGCAAACCGCCCCCACTCTCAGGCCTAGTCTTATCAAACCTCCCCAGCTGCCCCAAGAAAGACCAAAGCCAGACCCCCATCCAACTCCCCCAAAGCCACTCAGACCCCTGCACAGCCAGCTGACACCCCAGAGCCCCCAGCGTTAGTCCGGCAAGCAGCACAAGCAAGTAGTGGATATACGAGCCCGCGAACACATACGAAGAGTTCACGCCCATCTTCTGATCATCCTCGATGTCTTGGTAGCTGTATGCGGTGTTGAGGTAGAGCGTCCAGGTGAAGACCATTATTGCTAGCGGGAGAGATTCGGATATGGAAGCTGAGAGGGGCTGGTTGAGGCCTTTTATCGCGAGTACCCCGATTAGGGAAGGATATGCTAGTGTGAAGCCGAGGAGGTATTGGGGGTAGATGTGTAAGCGGCGGAAGATGGGTCGTTTAGCAAAGGGGTAGAGAATCGTGCTGAGCGTTACGGGGAGCATCgctgctggtctttctcAAGGTTAGTTTTCAACAACTCACTGGCTTGTACAGTTTGAGGTTGAAGGTTGGCAGCAACATACACATTCTCCCCTTCTAGCATCCATGAAACCAAGAACCAGCTCGCGACATACTGAGCGCCCATCCAGAGCAACGCTTCAGATGCAGTGACGGCCCCCCGTGCAAGCGGGCGGTTCTTTGTCCGTGCGACCTGTCTGTCAATTTGCAGGTCTATCCAGTCATTCCAAACCATCCCTGCAccgcagaagacgaagctgcATGTGAAGCAGAGGAGGGCTTGTTGGAGGACATATTCGGGTGAGATTGAATCTGTATCTGCACTTCGACCCTGTGAGTGGGCGATTCTGTCGGATCCGGCTAGGAGGGTGGCCCAGACTGAcggagaagaggacattAGCTTTCCTTTAGTGAATAGAGGGGATAGGTTGAGTACCTCCAGCAAAGGTGGCCAGAAGCGGGTTGTATCTGTTGAATCTGGATaggacgaggaggtcaaTGGCCAGATGGTTTAGATCTCGCTTGGAGTGTGCCATCGTGTCGTTGTTGActtgctggaggtggtgATCAATGAGGTAAGTCAGGGACTCTGCAAATGCTCAATTCTTCCTCTTAGGTACGCAGGGTTAGAAATATTTAAGGATGTGGTCGTGAGGCTACCACCTCGCAATGTCTAGCTAACACGCCGTTTTAAGCGGTCCCACATATACTGTTGCCAGGGAATTACTGTTACTGTATACTAATTCAAGATAATTCTCA encodes the following:
- a CDS encoding prenyltransferase spyF (transcript_id=CADANIAT00004177), producing the protein MAHSKRDLNHLAIDLLVLSRFNRYNPLLATFAGVWATLLAGSDRIAHSQGRSADTDSISPEYVLQQALLCFTCSFVFCGAGMVWNDWIDLQIDRQVARTKNRPLARGAVTASEALLWMGAQYVASWFLVSWMLEGENVPAAMLPVTLSTILYPFAKRPIFRRLHIYPQYLLGFTLAYPSLIGVLAIKGLNQPLSASISESLPLAIMVFTWTLYLNTAYSYQDIEDDQKMGVNSSYVFAGSYIHYLLVLLAGLTLGALGCQLAVQGSEWLWGSWMGVWLWSFLGQLGRFDKTRPESGGGLHRENFLLGVWTIGICAVELVL
- a CDS encoding protein CYP5073A1 (transcript_id=CADANIAT00004176), with the protein product MALYDVFSTSLTDPLHLTLGILSISLPLLWYLRRGKQTQEQAQSNAPRSWPFNPASLDRKESESPILTFGNSIILPNRYAHEIRNNDLLSFRDGLEKDFLTTVPGLEAMFTGTFHNHIVWDTASAFSRKLGALIEPLTTETGIFLRENWSDDTEWHAISLNETMNLLIAQLTARIFIGEELCRNRDWIQNAISYTAHRTAAMKELHWYGRLIPLAHWFLPSCRALRGCVRAGRPFVERVLEARRTTQGKGEDKSIDALSWIDGVAGENGTKYDATLTQLRLAYAAVHTTSDMMTKVVAALCEHQELIQPLREEIVTVVKEHGWSEAALAKMVLLDSVLKETQRLEPLASFTLSRIAREPVVLNDGTRIPKGAQVRLTTDNMWNSSVYPDAAIFDGYRFVKLREQERGANTGTVGGGGGLSFVSVSANHMGFGYGKHACPGRFFAGAETKVALCHILLKYDFDLVDRALAGAQTDGMMIWRDKRAMLRVKRREAEIDI